One Defluviitoga tunisiensis genomic window carries:
- the purB gene encoding adenylosuccinate lyase, with amino-acid sequence MIDRYSISPIKDIWTLEAQYNRWLEVELAVIEAFEQLNIAPQGTALEARQKAKIDVEKILETEKVVDHDVIAFIKVVTEYMGDAARYFHMGLTSSDVVDTANALAIKRAGELIEKELDNYINSLKKLALKHKYTVIVGRTHGVHAEPTSFGLKILSFVSESERNKERLEKAIFDISQGKISGAVGNYANLDPQVEEIALRKLELRPCKVSTQVVPRDLHAEFFSVLALIGASIERFAIEIRHLQKTEVLEVEEPFKKGQRGSSAMPHKKNPILCERLTGMSRMLRSYVSAAYENISLWHERDISHSSVERVFMTDATILAYYMLNKANFLASNLVVHEDAMKENIEKSYNLVYSQRVLLKLVEKGFSREEAYELVQKYAMKAWDQKKNFKDLLSQESRILENLSQEEFEELFSPQYYLRNIEAIFNRFDFSYL; translated from the coding sequence TTGATAGATAGATACTCAATAAGTCCTATTAAGGATATTTGGACATTAGAAGCACAGTATAATAGATGGCTCGAAGTAGAACTCGCTGTAATTGAGGCATTTGAACAATTAAATATTGCTCCTCAGGGGACCGCCTTAGAAGCAAGGCAGAAGGCAAAGATTGATGTAGAAAAAATTTTGGAAACTGAGAAAGTAGTTGATCATGATGTGATAGCCTTTATAAAAGTTGTTACAGAATATATGGGTGATGCTGCTAGATATTTTCATATGGGTTTGACATCTTCTGATGTGGTAGATACTGCAAATGCTTTGGCTATTAAAAGAGCTGGGGAGCTCATAGAAAAAGAGCTAGATAATTACATCAACTCTTTGAAAAAACTGGCTTTAAAACATAAATATACAGTGATTGTAGGTAGAACTCATGGAGTTCATGCAGAACCAACTTCTTTTGGTTTAAAAATATTAAGTTTCGTGTCGGAGTCAGAAAGAAATAAAGAAAGGTTAGAAAAAGCCATCTTTGATATTTCACAAGGGAAAATCAGTGGAGCTGTTGGAAACTATGCAAATTTAGATCCTCAAGTAGAAGAAATAGCCTTGAGAAAGTTAGAACTTCGACCTTGCAAAGTTTCAACACAAGTCGTCCCACGAGATCTTCATGCAGAATTTTTTAGCGTGTTAGCGTTAATTGGTGCTTCTATTGAAAGATTTGCCATAGAAATAAGACATCTTCAAAAAACTGAGGTATTAGAAGTAGAAGAGCCATTTAAAAAAGGGCAAAGAGGATCTTCTGCAATGCCTCATAAGAAAAATCCGATTTTATGTGAACGGTTAACAGGAATGTCTAGGATGTTAAGATCTTATGTATCTGCAGCTTACGAAAATATTTCTTTGTGGCATGAGAGAGATATTTCCCATTCTTCAGTTGAAAGGGTATTCATGACAGATGCTACTATTTTGGCTTATTATATGTTAAATAAAGCAAATTTTTTGGCAAGCAATTTGGTAGTGCATGAGGATGCAATGAAAGAGAACATTGAAAAATCTTACAATTTAGTGTATTCACAAAGAGTACTTTTGAAGCTTGTCGAAAAAGGATTCAGCCGAGAAGAAGCTTATGAATTAGTGCAAAAATATGCAATGAAGGCATGGGATCAAAAGAAGAATTTTAAAGATCTACTTTCCCAAGAAAGTCGAATTCTCGAAAATTTGTCTCAAGAAGAGTTTGAAGAATTATTTTCACCACAATATTATTTAAGAAACATAGAAGCAATTTTTAATAGATTTGACTTTAGTTACCTTTGA
- a CDS encoding glutamate-5-semialdehyde dehydrogenase, which yields MNIESLVVEKAMKAKQICTEFALISDADRKNILKYIANELREKSDYILLENQKDLSLAKEKGITEALLDRLKLNEERIFNISNSVEKVANLPSTLGDIKTMWKRPNGLMIGKMVVPLGVVAIIYEARPNVTVDAAALCIKSGNTVILRGGSEAINSNTALVNVIQNAIEKAGFSKEIVQFIDVTDRKAVDELMKLYQYIDVLIPRGGPSLINYTIENSRIPVIQTGAGNCHVYVDKDADINKALKIVENAKISRPSVCNAVETILVHNDIANEFLKKLYLLLNNKVEFRGCKKTLKILPQIKPATDKDWETEYLDYILAVKIVEDVEEAIKHINTYSSKHSEAIVTENYITIRKFLNEIDAAAVYVNASTRFTDGEEFGYGAEMGISTQKLHVRGPIGIEDLTTYKYVILGNGQVR from the coding sequence TGTTGAAAAAGCAATGAAGGCAAAACAAATATGTACTGAATTTGCTTTGATTTCTGATGCAGATAGAAAAAACATACTTAAATATATAGCGAATGAATTAAGAGAAAAAAGTGATTACATTTTATTAGAGAATCAAAAAGATTTATCCTTAGCTAAAGAAAAGGGAATTACTGAGGCTTTATTGGATAGGCTTAAATTAAATGAAGAGCGGATATTTAATATATCTAATAGTGTTGAAAAGGTTGCTAATTTGCCTAGTACATTAGGTGATATTAAGACTATGTGGAAACGTCCTAATGGTTTAATGATAGGTAAAATGGTTGTACCTTTAGGAGTAGTTGCTATTATTTATGAAGCACGTCCCAACGTTACAGTTGATGCAGCAGCTTTATGTATAAAATCAGGCAATACAGTTATTTTAAGAGGAGGATCTGAAGCCATAAATTCTAACACAGCTTTAGTAAACGTTATACAAAACGCAATTGAAAAAGCAGGTTTTTCCAAAGAAATTGTTCAATTCATTGATGTGACTGATAGAAAAGCAGTTGATGAATTGATGAAATTATATCAATATATAGATGTTCTGATCCCACGTGGAGGTCCTTCACTAATAAACTACACAATCGAAAATTCTAGAATACCTGTAATACAAACTGGAGCAGGTAATTGTCATGTGTATGTAGATAAAGATGCGGATATTAATAAGGCCTTAAAGATAGTAGAGAATGCTAAAATAAGTAGACCTTCGGTATGTAATGCAGTGGAAACTATTCTTGTACACAACGATATAGCTAATGAATTTCTTAAAAAATTATACCTTTTATTAAATAATAAAGTTGAGTTTAGAGGGTGTAAAAAAACCTTAAAAATTTTACCTCAAATAAAACCTGCAACCGATAAGGACTGGGAAACAGAATATTTAGATTACATCCTAGCAGTAAAAATAGTCGAAGATGTTGAAGAGGCTATTAAACATATAAATACATATAGCTCAAAACATTCTGAAGCCATTGTTACAGAAAATTATATAACAATCAGAAAATTTTTGAATGAAATTGATGCTGCTGCAGTGTATGTTAACGCTTCAACTAGGTTCACCGATGGAGAGGAATTTGGTTACGGTGCAGAGATGGGTATTAGTACCCAAAAGCTTCATGTTAGAGGTCCTATTGGTATAGAGGATCTCACTACATATAAATATGTTATTTTAGGTAATGGGCAGGTCAGATGA
- a CDS encoding Lon protease family protein translates to MRKLKLSDFSINIPEIKVENTQSIKVGSYQDYTIQKDACEIIDFALRSSNNSNNIFVVGPTGSGRRSMTRKIVEKIALGQKTPPDVMYVFNFLEERKPKLLRLPAGEGKKFKSELQNIIDSSVQVLNKTMATEEFQDRLSSLEREYNAQREQLWNDLRKEAQNLGFILEASQRGIISVPIFNGKRLTPQEFEGLPDEIKEQFRKNSERLMQLIERTMSRITQLDKEYWEEVKNLRRYWATFSLSKLFEPLEKKYLKYSDVFEYLQLLKEDMATHLSQLTSDNQNIIKALKEKRYAVNVLVDNSYLQGAPVVEEDNPTFSNLVGRIEYYSQMGFLHTDFTMIKPGAFHKATGGYLIMEAEKVLRKPYSWEVLKRILTENEIKIENIQAAEGYSSVETLEPEPLPLNIRVILIGEEWVYTMMRAYDSEFEKLFPVKSQFDYEVELDDENINKFMAFLSNAVQENNLSHITKDGVEEIIKYACRINGSNKKISLKLGELKNLLIDAYNFSRKIPANYYINANNIRSAIDFKEKMFSFHRDKIFDAIKNEKIDLLVEGYKVGQINGLTVLDTIDFSFGHPVKITAKSYRSSSEKIINIHRDIDLSGKIYKKSSLIIENYFKHKFSTFIQSGFGVSLNFEQVYSIIEGDSATVAETLALMSSIANIPLKQSIAITGSMDQSGEVLPVGGITQKIEGFYQTCKIKGFNGKQGVIIPAKNVDNIVIKDEIIQDIENENFHIWIIDNIDEAVELMTDYKAGKINEKGEYEEGTFYYHVCENLKKLAKKEDEKENEKKD, encoded by the coding sequence ATGAGAAAACTAAAATTAAGTGATTTCTCAATAAATATACCTGAAATAAAAGTAGAGAATACACAATCAATAAAAGTAGGGTCATATCAAGATTATACGATACAAAAAGATGCATGTGAGATTATTGATTTTGCGTTAAGAAGCTCTAACAATTCAAACAACATATTTGTGGTTGGACCTACAGGTAGTGGTAGAAGAAGTATGACTCGTAAGATTGTAGAAAAAATTGCTTTAGGTCAAAAAACTCCTCCAGATGTAATGTACGTATTTAATTTTCTAGAGGAAAGGAAGCCAAAACTTTTAAGATTGCCTGCAGGAGAAGGAAAAAAGTTCAAATCTGAATTACAAAATATTATAGATTCATCTGTTCAGGTATTGAACAAGACAATGGCTACAGAAGAATTTCAAGACCGCTTGAGTTCTTTAGAAAGAGAATATAATGCTCAAAGAGAACAATTATGGAACGATTTAAGAAAAGAGGCTCAAAATTTAGGCTTCATACTCGAAGCCTCACAAAGAGGTATTATAAGTGTCCCTATCTTTAATGGAAAAAGGCTTACTCCTCAAGAATTTGAAGGTCTTCCAGATGAAATTAAAGAACAGTTTAGAAAAAACTCTGAAAGATTAATGCAGTTAATCGAAAGAACTATGTCAAGAATAACTCAACTAGACAAGGAGTATTGGGAGGAGGTTAAAAATCTAAGAAGGTATTGGGCTACTTTTAGTTTAAGTAAACTTTTTGAACCTTTAGAAAAAAAGTATTTGAAATATTCTGATGTTTTTGAATACCTTCAACTCTTGAAAGAAGATATGGCTACTCACCTATCGCAATTAACCTCTGATAATCAAAATATTATTAAAGCGCTTAAAGAAAAGAGGTATGCTGTTAATGTTTTAGTTGATAATTCTTATCTTCAAGGTGCCCCTGTTGTTGAGGAAGATAACCCAACTTTTTCAAATCTTGTTGGAAGAATAGAATATTATTCACAGATGGGATTTCTTCATACAGATTTTACTATGATAAAACCTGGTGCATTTCATAAAGCAACTGGCGGTTATCTAATAATGGAAGCTGAGAAAGTTCTTAGGAAACCTTATTCTTGGGAAGTCTTGAAGCGAATTTTGACAGAGAATGAGATAAAAATTGAAAATATTCAAGCTGCAGAAGGTTATTCAAGTGTAGAAACTTTAGAGCCAGAACCTTTACCTTTAAATATTAGAGTTATATTAATTGGTGAAGAATGGGTTTACACAATGATGAGAGCATACGATAGCGAATTTGAAAAATTATTCCCAGTAAAATCACAATTTGACTATGAAGTAGAATTAGATGATGAGAATATAAATAAGTTTATGGCGTTTTTAAGTAATGCTGTTCAAGAAAACAATCTTTCACATATAACAAAAGATGGGGTAGAAGAGATAATAAAATATGCATGCAGGATTAATGGAAGTAATAAAAAAATTTCTTTGAAATTGGGAGAACTAAAAAATCTTTTAATAGATGCTTATAATTTTTCTCGTAAAATACCTGCCAATTATTATATAAATGCAAATAATATAAGAAGTGCAATAGATTTCAAAGAAAAAATGTTTTCATTTCACAGAGATAAAATATTTGATGCTATTAAAAACGAGAAAATAGATTTATTAGTGGAAGGCTATAAGGTTGGTCAAATTAATGGTTTAACAGTACTCGATACTATAGATTTTTCATTTGGACATCCAGTAAAGATTACAGCTAAAAGTTATCGATCTTCTTCTGAAAAAATAATAAATATACATCGTGACATAGATTTAAGTGGAAAAATATACAAAAAGTCTTCGTTGATAATAGAAAATTATTTTAAACATAAGTTTTCTACGTTTATACAAAGTGGATTTGGTGTATCACTAAATTTTGAACAGGTCTACTCTATTATAGAAGGAGATAGTGCAACTGTAGCTGAAACTCTTGCTTTAATGTCGTCAATAGCAAATATTCCATTAAAACAAAGTATTGCTATTACTGGTTCTATGGATCAAAGTGGAGAAGTTTTACCGGTTGGTGGAATAACTCAGAAGATAGAAGGTTTTTACCAAACCTGTAAAATAAAAGGTTTCAATGGAAAACAAGGTGTGATTATACCAGCAAAAAATGTTGATAATATAGTTATAAAAGATGAAATTATTCAAGATATAGAAAATGAGAATTTTCATATTTGGATTATTGATAATATAGATGAGGCAGTAGAATTGATGACAGATTATAAAGCAGGAAAAATAAATGAAAAAGGTGAGTATGAAGAAGGAACTTTTTATTATCATGTATGTGAAAATCTAAAAAAACTAGCAAAAAAAGAAGACGAAAAAGAGAACGAGAAAAAAGATTAA
- the proC gene encoding pyrroline-5-carboxylate reductase: MDKKLCIIGLGKMGSTLAKGLVNAGILKKEQIVGTDICVDNFEMNPVYCNIETLNDNIKAVQQCDIVLLSVKPQVIDKVLKEISSFCKDKIVISIAAGITIEHLEKALPSSAKIIRAMPNTPILVGEGVIAISRNKNVSDEEISMVKNLLESVGRVYLVEEDMMDVITALSGSGPAYVYIIIEALADGGVLMGLPRDLSLEFAARTVLGSAKMVLESNKHPGELKDMVTSPGGTAIRGIEVLENRGIRGIIMNAVKEAANRSQEINSQRGVKFDR; the protein is encoded by the coding sequence ATGGACAAAAAATTATGCATAATAGGTTTAGGTAAAATGGGAAGCACTTTAGCAAAAGGCTTGGTTAATGCGGGAATTTTGAAAAAAGAACAGATAGTTGGTACAGATATTTGTGTAGACAATTTTGAAATGAACCCTGTATATTGCAATATTGAGACTTTGAATGATAATATCAAGGCTGTTCAACAATGTGATATAGTTCTTCTATCAGTTAAACCTCAGGTAATTGATAAAGTATTGAAAGAAATTAGTTCCTTTTGTAAAGACAAAATAGTTATTTCTATTGCAGCTGGGATAACCATTGAACATTTAGAAAAAGCTTTGCCTTCATCCGCAAAAATAATACGTGCAATGCCTAATACTCCAATATTGGTTGGAGAAGGTGTAATAGCAATAAGCAGAAACAAGAATGTGTCTGATGAAGAAATCAGTATGGTTAAAAATCTTTTGGAAAGCGTTGGTAGAGTCTATTTAGTAGAAGAAGATATGATGGATGTTATAACAGCTTTAAGTGGAAGTGGTCCTGCTTATGTGTACATTATTATTGAAGCCTTAGCCGATGGAGGAGTTTTAATGGGGTTACCTAGAGATCTTTCCTTAGAATTTGCTGCAAGAACAGTTTTAGGGTCTGCTAAAATGGTACTGGAAAGCAATAAACATCCTGGCGAATTAAAAGATATGGTTACTTCACCTGGGGGAACTGCTATTAGAGGGATTGAGGTTTTAGAAAATCGGGGTATTCGTGGGATAATAATGAATGCAGTAAAGGAAGCAGCAAACAGATCTCAAGAAATAAATTCACAAAGAGGTGTTAAATTTGATAGATAG